The nucleotide sequence TGTTGATCCCATGTTATCTTTATCGGTAAACTGTTATCTTTGCAGTGACATATATCGATGATCTTTACATTATTACTATGTGTTCATATTTAAATGAAACGTTTTTTCGGATTCGTCACTGACTTGAAGAATAATCAGCTTCCGCTGCAAAATATGCTTTCAATACGTATATGATTTATAGTTTAAGTGTTTTTTTCTTGATTTGTAGGTGTTATTTTATGTATAATGGACATTATTTGCTGTAGAGATTAAGTAATTCCTTTTTTTTGGCGATATATTAAAATTCACTTTGTAGAAAGTTGTTTCTTATTTGATTTTCAAAATCGAGTCGGGTCACCAGATTAGgtgatttattttttaattttttcttaaaTCATTGAGAGATCAGTTGTATATTGTTAAAGATACAATCTTTTAAATTTGTGAGGTCAAACAGGACTTACTATTGTTTTCTAACAGTTAAAAAGCTTAATACTGGAGCTCATGAGTTGGTCATGGAGGGATATAATTGTAGATGCAAGGATGGAGTACGCAAAATTTCTCCAAGAAATGGATAAAGAAGTTCAAAACTCACGACATATAAAAGAGAACAACAAAAGATCTTGATGAATTTATGAACAAGGTAGCCTAGGTCTTAGACTTTCAATGTTCTAAGTTTTAGTTATCATACACTTTTAGAGAAAGTAATAAGATTTATATATCTTATGTGACAAATATTCAGGTTAGGCGTTGTGCAAGTGTTTCCAATGATGAAATTCGGGGATCTATCAAGTTGTTCAATGATGAGCTCACCTTGGATAACATCAGTAGGTTGGTTGTTGCCAGTATTCAGATTTTCTACACTTGAtgcattttgtatttttctcTCATAAGCATTTACATTGATTTTTACCACAGACCTCTGTTTGTGAATATGTGCAAATATAATGCCATCGGCCTATTTGGAACAGATGCATACGTGCGTTATATGCTTCGTAAGAGGCTGCAAGAGTAAGTTACCATAATACCATATCCATATCCtagattttttgtttaaaaattgACTGGTGAAACTAGGACCCTTGGCTGTATTACAACGCATGGGAAAGCTTATATCTTCATTAAAGTGTAAGTTTCCAATGCATTTTGTGTTAATATCGTATGTTTTCGGTTTACTTTGAGTGCTTTCGTGATAATGGGACTCCCACTTTTCAATATTCTTATGTTTTTTTGACCGTTTTGTATTTGTTACATATGCTGGTGGtctaaaatttatatttattatatgttttctgaccgttttttcttttgttttggtgaAAGTTCTATCAAGATCCAAAACAATACGTTGAAGGAACATGGAAGGATGGAGGTCAAGTTATAATGGGTTTGAGTAAACATAAACTATAATTAACAAATATGCAAGATGCTTAGAAACGGAATGAAAAGTAAAAATCCAAATTAAACagtaatacaatactttttaatttttttcctctCTTGTGCAACTATTAAAACACCTGCAATAGAGGTTTTTAAACTCCATGGATGCCCATGTGACATTCATGGGTGGAGAAGCCACAGATGCCTCATTGCATGGGTATGTCCATGGTTGTTTTTGGGATCAGATGTCCGTGTGTGGCTCTTTTGGTTTTTTCCATTGAAttttttcatttaaaaaataaaatgaagCTATGGAAACAGGGTTGGCAAGCGAATCTGAACATAATGGCAAAACCGAAATCCGAAACATTCGGGACTGGTAATGGAATGGGTATTCAGGCATAGGAttggtttaaaaaaaattcaCGGGCATAGGAGAGGTATGAAATATGGCGATAGCAGAACTGGTACGTGAAAACATATACCCGTTTACCTGAACCATATATTCGAAAATATAACTGAACATATCTACTCATTGGTTTTGTTACACTTTTATATTGGAAGGACAATACACCCGAGTTTTTTGttccagaaaaaaaaaataatagtctTATCCTTCTGATGGTCGGGGGTTGGGTCGCTGAATATGCTTTTCACTATGCTAAAGCTAAGGGTAGAGATAGAGTATCTGCTATACACAAAGCTAACATTATGCAGAATACAGGTGATCTTTTTTTGAAGgttttaatttattatattttGAGATGTTATAGATTGGCAAAGATCTTATTATGTTTGATTATGCTAAATTGCTATTTTTAATAGTGTTGTTGGGAGGTTGCTGAGAAGTACCCTGATATAAAATATGAGAAAGTTATCATTGACAATTGTTGTATGATGGTACATCCTTTATCTAAATAAGAATATTACTAGAgtcattattttttattttttttttgtatatgtaGCTGGTAAAGAATCCATCACTATTTGATGTGTTAGTGATGCCTAACCTTTATTGTAACCTTTGTGCTAGATTGATTAAAGGATTAATGTACTTTGTTCGTCATGCATTATACATTttgaataatatatatatatatatatatatatatatataacctatGTCAGTAAAAATCATTGATGCAGCAAGCCTTTATCTCTTGCAAAGAATGAATGAGCTCCTCAGTCGGTTTGTTAATAAACCGGTTTGTTAATAAACGAAGGTGGGTTAGTAAGGATCTCTTATTGTGAACATTGAAAGCAAATTATGTAACATGTGAAtatgtttgtattattttgtttATATATTAATCATTAATAATTAAGATAAATGACTTGCGTAACATGTCAAtatgtttgtattattttgtttATATATTAATCATTAATAATTAAGATAAACTAGATTTACgacccgccgcattgcggcgggtattctttagttataactaagttgatttaggacgcgcacgttatgttgaacctgtcgaACAGGAAAAAAtaagacgatgtaaaaacgttcacccacacacgcacgtt is from Helianthus annuus cultivar XRQ/B chromosome 9, HanXRQr2.0-SUNRISE, whole genome shotgun sequence and encodes:
- the LOC110879769 gene encoding LETM1 domain-containing protein mdm28, mitochondrial-like, whose product is MNKVRRCASVSNDEIRGSIKLFNDELTLDNISRPLFVNMCKYNAIGLFGTDAYVRYMLRKRLQETLGCITTHGKAYIFIKVSIKIQNNTLKEHGRMEVKL